In Lactococcus protaetiae, the genomic window CCTAGGATCTTAGCACTTTTCGACTCGCCTTGTGGCTTTAGCCACTTAGCGAGAACCATTGCGACTCGGCGCTTCAGCACCGTAGCGAGCATGGATACCCGTGGTGTGGACAGCGTAGCAAAGCGGAGATAGAGCGAATGTATAACGAAGCGAAGCGGAGGTGTGACCTCATATCTTTGATATAAGATTGTACCCTAACATCAGTGGGAGAGAAAGAATCTCCCACTGATGAAGTAATCACTTCAAAGAAAGCTATGTATTCTTTAAGCTTAATTTAGAGCCTTTTTGACGTATTCCAACTGTTAATATTGTTATCTTTGTGAAAAAATAGGCAAATGTTTGACATTGTTCCAAATAAGGTATATAACTATTCTGAGAATATTTCTCAATTTAATGTCAAGATGTTTTAGGACAAGTCTGACATGACAATTGAATCAATATTTTTATGAAAAAAGGAGACCTTAAACCTTATGGAAAATTCAACTCGTCAAAGCCATTTCCGTACTTGGAAATCTGGTAAGTCTTGGCTTTATGCTGCTACGGCATTGACCGTACTCGCTGGCGTCGCTGTTGCTGCTCCTACAGTCACAGCACACGCTTCTACACCTGATGTTGTGGCTGGCGCAACTAGTGACTCTTCATCAAGTAGCAGTAGCACATCAACGACTACCACTACTTCGACTGCAACGACTAAACCTGCCACTACTCCTAGTGCTTCTACTTCAAGTGCTACGAATACCTCATCGAATACAGCAACTGCAAATGCTGCGGCTCAGCAAGCTGCCGCTGCTCAGGCTGCCGCCCAAGCCGCTGCCCAAGCTTCTGCTGCTAGTTCTGCTGCAAAAAGTGCTGCGGCTCGTGCGGCAAGTTTGAACGCTGCAAATGCTGCGGTGAATAAATCAATCGCTAGTGCGGTATCCGTTGCTACAAGTGAAGCTAACGCTACAACTTCTGCGGCAAAACTTGCTTCTAGCTATATCGCTGCGGCTTCAAGTCTTCATGCTACTGGTCAAGCCTTAGCTGCCTCTTATGCTACTGCTGAAAGTGCTGCGACTAAAGCTGCAACTACTGCGTCTGCCGCTGCGGCTTTGGTAACTGCTATCGGAAACCAAATCTATAATGATGCAACAAAAGCTACTGATGGTAAAATCGGGACAAAAGCTGCTGACTTAACAATCATTGCTGATGCAAATACCGGTGCTTCTCAACAAAAATTAGCTGCTCAAGATTTGGTAAACAATGCTGCTTCATACGGTTTGAGCGAAGACGAAGTGGCAACTTATACCGCTGATGTTGCTTCATTTGCTGCCATCTCAGCTCCTCTCGAAGCACGTTATACTGCTGCTCAATCCGCTGCAGCTGCGGCTTCAACGGCTGCTGTAAATGCTGCGGCCTCTGCGGTTGCTATTGGTAATAAAATCCAAAATGACGCAGACAATGCTCTCGTAACCTCTAATCCTGCTAAAGCTTATGCTGACGCGACTACTGGTGCTTCACTCCAAGCTGAAGCTGCAATGATTCTTGCTTCTAGTGCAGCCGTTGTTGCTCAACAAGATGCGGCTAAAGCAATCGCAGCTGGTTCTACTGCTGTAAAATTGGTTAACTCTGCTACTGCGGCTGGATTGACTCCTTCGTACTCCGCTAATGCAAGCATGGTTTCTGCTGCATCTAGTGCTTATAAAGCTGGTCAAAGTCTTGTAGCTGCTGAAAACAAAGCCATTGCTGCTGCTTCATCTACTGCAGCTTCACAAAAGGCGGCAAATAAAGCGGCTGAAGCAGCTTATGTTGCGGCAAACTCGGCTGCTTACGCTGCAGCTTCACTTGCTGCTGAACAAGCTGGAGATGCCTTGTACAACGACGCAACCAAAGCTGTTGATGGAAAAGTTGGTTCAAAGGCTGCTGACTTTGCTATCCTTGCTGATACATTGACTGGTGCTTCTCAACAACGTGAAGCGGCTGAAGATTTGATGACCAATGCTGATTCATATGGTCTTACTACCGACCAACTGAACTCTGTTACTGCTGTTGCACAATCTCTTGAAGCTTCTTCTTTGAATGGCTCTATCGCTGCTCTTGAAGCAACCTATGCTGCTGCAAATGCGTTCTTGACAAGCTACAATGCTAAAATTGCTTCATTCTCTGCAAACCAAAATGCAATTGAAGCGACTGGCTCAGCTGCTATATCAGCTGCTTATCAAAGTCTTGCTGCTGCGGCTACTGGATTCTCAGACCCTGCTGGATTTGCTCCTGCTGCTAGCTATGCTGCCAAAGATGTGAAGAAAGTTAGTGTACCGCTTGCTACGGCTGCTGATTTCTTAAGTTCTTCTAAGGGAGTTGTCGCTGGTGCTGCTAGTGCTGGTCTTCCTAAGACTGGCGAAGCTTCAAACGCTGGTTTGTTCTTTGTGGGTGCTGTCTTACTTAGTTCTTCATTAAGCCTTGCTGGTGTTGAAATTCGTCGTCGTCACAATTAGTCAAAATGTGCGCTTTAAATCATCCATCTCTTGGGATGGGTGGTTTTTTTATCAAAGCAAGTACGTGCTTTATCCCCAACTAGGCGTAATAACTAGCATATCCGTAAGGTGCTAAAGTAACAACGTCTATCCTATAAAGTGCCGATGAACATTTGTCCTCTATCTCTAGGTCACTAAAGTGACAAGAATAGAGGCAAACGCCAAATGGCAATCAAACAGACAGCGTAGTGCAGCTAAGATAGTGACTAGAGAAAATGAACAAATATTTTACAAAACTCTCACTGAATAAGTCTTAGCTTCTTAAAGAGTATCAATAAATGAAGATGAGAAAATATCGTTGGTTAATTGTACTTTTTATCCTTGTTTTTGCCTGTGCTGTGGCGCTTGGAAAGTTCTCTTTTAAAGCGGAACAGCAGTTAAGGGTTCAGCAGGATAAAATAAAAAAACAAGAGTTAAAAGTCTTACATGAAAAACAAGAACAAGCTGCAAAGAAACGACTTTTAGATCAAAAATTACTGACTAATGCAAAAAATTTACTGACAGAATACGAAAAAAATCCTGTCAGTGCTGACAAAATGGCTGACACCTTGTCAGCATTGCCAAAATCAGAAGAACGAACAAAATTGCAGGCAAAATTTGCAGAAGTGATGTCTGTCAGTAACTGGACAGCTTTAGTTGAGACTGATGCTGCGCAGATTATCCTGTCAGCAAATGCTGCGGCGAATAATGGACAAGCAAATTTTTATAGAAGTACTGTTTCAAAGGAAATTGAGGATGCACGCACAGAATGTCTGTACAACAATAGTATTTCTGAAAAGGGAGTGCTCAGACAGGCGCATAATTACATTCCCAATCCCGGAATGCAAAATATTGCTGCCGAAAATGGGCAAACTTATCTGTTCACTAAAGCTGGGGCAAAGCAGTTGGCCGAGGATTTGACCAACAGTTACCTCGCAGAAAAAACAGGCTACGATGCGCTCATTAAGGCGGGATACACTACGGCGCAAATTCAATATGATGATGCGAAAGTGACCGTCGGAAAAATCACTTATAGTTTTAAAGGGATGGATGGCTCTGGTTTTGAGCATTCTGCTGACGGTGGTGTCGTGGGACATTATCTTGCTCTGGTCAATCAAAATCCAGCCCAACGGATGAATCGCTTCTCTGTGGGAATTTATTATAATATTGCACATGAACAGGCTTTTGAAACAGTTGATTTTTATCTCCCTCAGACGACAAAAGTTGATAGCTGGCACTGAAAATATCGCTGACCACCTGATGAAAATTTCTGTCAGTCTTATTGATTATAGAAAGATGAATTTATGATTCCAAATTTTTCAGAATACAACATTTCCAAGCGTCATTTCGCTCTAGGAACAAATATTGATTTGACGATTTTTGGCACAACTGATGAAAATATTCTTGATGAGAGCTGTCAGTTGATTGACGATTTCGAGGACAAATTGACTGTCAATCGTGCGGAGTCTGAAGTGATGGACATCAATCATGCGGCTGGAATTCGCCCTACCCAAGTTTCTGTCAGTACTTATGATTTGGTCAAAATTGCCGTTTTGAAAAGTCAGGAACATTTCGGCTTCAATGTGGCAATCGGCCCTTTGGTCAAATTGTGGCACATTGGATTTTCTGACGCACGAGTCCCTACTGACAGCGAAATTCAAGCACGCAAAGCTCTTATCAGTGCTGACGATATTATTTTTGATGACAAAGCACTGACTGTTTTTCTTCCACAAAAGGGTATGGAGCTTGATTTAGGTGGGATTGGCAAAGGTTATATCGCCGACCGTGTGCAAGACTATTGGCGAAGTCGTGGTATTGCTTCGGGAATTATCAATCTTGGTGGAAATCTTATCACAATGGGAAATGCTCCTCAGCACACTGACGGACTCTGGCGAGTCGGCGTGCGCAATCCTCTAATTGCTGACAACACTCCGATTGCCGTGGTCAGCGTTCCTGCTTGCTCTGCCGTAACTTCTGGCATTGCTGAACGACATCTTGAAATTGACGGCAAAAGTTATCATCATATCATCGATCCTGAGACGGGCTACCCCACGACAATCAGCTTGCAAGCATTACCGTCTTCTCGAAATATTCAATAGATGGTGAGATTGAAACCACACGTTTATTCTTTGCGAATGGTGCATTACCAAATTGGGAAACACAAAATGATATTCTCTACGGCGCTTTATTTGCCTATCGTGATAAGACCTTAGAAATTGTCGGATTGTCAAAAAATGACGTTCAAATCATTGATTCAAGCTATCAGTGGAAATCATGAATTTCTGTCAGTATTATCCACGCTTGTAAGCACACTGACAGAAATTCTGTCAGTAAAAATTGACCCAAAATTAAGGAAAAACAAATGAAAAAGAATATGAATTATTTCGTGAATGAAAATATTTTCACACTTAATTCTGGAACTGAGTTCTCAGCCGCAAAACGACTTCAGCTCTTTAAGAATCACGGCCTGCCTGCAAAGTTACTCACTAAAAATTACAATTCGCAACTTGCCCAAGACGCTGCCCGACTTAACATTGAAATGTCTGATATCCTCAATATGTATAATTATTTTCAAGAAACGCTAGATGTTCCAAGTCAAGATATTGATGTGCGCTACATTGAGGCGATTGACAAGAGCTATTATCATATCGAAAGTCTAAATCCTAATGAATCCGTCATAAAATACCACGGAAAAATTATTGGAAAAGTCCTGATAGCCCCTGCAACCGTTGGCTTAGTAGGTGCAATAGAATACTATACAGACCATCTCGAAATCATGTCAAAAGACCTCTGGGATAGACGCGGTTTCAAATCTTGCACTCAATATTTCCTCCCTGATGGCAACCTAGGAACAGAGGTTTTTTATGATTTACAGGGGCAACCTAAACTCGAAATCAGTCACATGAACATCAACAATGAGCTTCACCCTACACTCTATAGACTTATAGACTACAAAGGAAAATCTTATGTGTTCAGTACTGAAGAAGAACTTTTTCTCTTTTTCTTAAATGAAGTTGCCGCTCAAGAAAATGCTGTGTTCATCAATGACCGCATTTCTCTTGCACCAACCCTCATTCAAGTTCAGGGTGCAGTTGGTAAATGGCAGTATCTCCACGAATCCCATTCGCCCAACCAAATTCCTGGTACACCTGTGCAAGTCCAAGATTATCTTCGTCCACTTTTCACAAGTTTTATCCCTTTTCTTGACGGCATCATCGTCCCACGCAACAACAAAAAACAGAAATCAATAAAGCGTTCCGTTTCAAGCGTGTGCTTGCCTTACCAGACACTTTTTCCGAATATATTGATAAGATTCCACACCAACTCTCCGAACGGAAACGCAATGAAATCATCGTCCTTGGTCGACTCGCTGAAGAACGAGGGTCATGGATTTAGTCGAAATTTTCACACAAATCAAGCTTCAAAAACCTGAAGCTGAACTTGTTTTTTATGGCTATCCTTCACCCGCAAACATGGAAAATCTACTCAAAGAAGCGTTCAAACAAGCAGGTATGTCTCAGTTTGATGTCCATTTCAAAGGTTATCAATCCAGCTCAGAACTAGCTGAACTTCTAAAACAAGCAGCGCTAGTCATCAACCCAGCTCATGCTGAAAGCTTTGGTATCGCCACACTACAAGCTATGAGTTACGGAGTTCCAGTCGTTGCCTATAAGGTAAAATACGGCACGCGTGAGCTCATTGAACACAAGAAAAACGGCTGGATTATTCCACTCGGCGAAGTCGAACAATTTGCGGATGCTGTGGTCACTCTCCTATCAGATGATGAACAATGGACAGCTTACTCCCAAGCAGCTTATGAGAAAGCCCAAACATTTAACGAAGAACAAGCGTGGCAAAAATGGGAAGAAACACAGATTACAGCTGAAAATCTCTTTGTCAAGGAGGTCAATCTATGAAATTCTTTATCAACTCAAGTTTCAACGAACAAAATTCAGGCATTGAACACGCCCAAATCAAGCGTGCCAAGCTTTTTAGAGACCATAAAGAAGCCTTCAAACTTGTTTTTCGTGACTGGAATCCACGACTCCACTACTACCTCAATAGTGTTGGTATCAGCGACGCCGAAACACTCAATATGTTTGACTATTTCCAAAAGTCAGAGTCCATTACCGATCAAATATTACAAGCCAAAGATTTAGACTTTGGACTTCAAAACTTAACCTACACCAAAGATGATAATCTACCACTTTACTTGGTTTTTCAAGGTGAGAGTCTTCTTGCACGTGTGCGCTATTTTCTTGAAGATAGCAATGAAAGAGTAAGCATGACTGAGCTTTTTGATGGCTTTGGCAATCTTTATCGTGTCAATCATTATGATTTCCGAGGTTTCTTAAGCCTCAGTCAATGGTATACTCCTGATAATAAAGTCGGAACTGAAATCTGGTATGATTACTCTGGAAAGCCTGTTCTAGAGGCATTCAATCGCTATAATGGTCAGGGTGAATTTTTGCAAGCTGGCTGGCGTTTAACTGCTGCCACTTCTCCTGCAATCTACAATTTTTCAACTCTTGATGAACTCACACAACATTTCTTCAATTTAATCAATGCCGATTATTGGTCCGAGGTTGAGCCAAATATTTTTGTACTTGATCGCACACATTTGGGAGACTGGAGTCTGTTATCC contains:
- a CDS encoding KxYKxGKxW signal peptide domain-containing protein, which gives rise to MENSTRQSHFRTWKSGKSWLYAATALTVLAGVAVAAPTVTAHASTPDVVAGATSDSSSSSSSTSTTTTTSTATTKPATTPSASTSSATNTSSNTATANAAAQQAAAAQAAAQAAAQASAASSAAKSAAARAASLNAANAAVNKSIASAVSVATSEANATTSAAKLASSYIAAASSLHATGQALAASYATAESAATKAATTASAAAALVTAIGNQIYNDATKATDGKIGTKAADLTIIADANTGASQQKLAAQDLVNNAASYGLSEDEVATYTADVASFAAISAPLEARYTAAQSAAAAASTAAVNAAASAVAIGNKIQNDADNALVTSNPAKAYADATTGASLQAEAAMILASSAAVVAQQDAAKAIAAGSTAVKLVNSATAAGLTPSYSANASMVSAASSAYKAGQSLVAAENKAIAAASSTAASQKAANKAAEAAYVAANSAAYAAASLAAEQAGDALYNDATKAVDGKVGSKAADFAILADTLTGASQQREAAEDLMTNADSYGLTTDQLNSVTAVAQSLEASSLNGSIAALEATYAAANAFLTSYNAKIASFSANQNAIEATGSAAISAAYQSLAAAATGFSDPAGFAPAASYAAKDVKKVSVPLATAADFLSSSKGVVAGAASAGLPKTGEASNAGLFFVGAVLLSSSLSLAGVEIRRRHN
- a CDS encoding glycosyltransferase produces the protein MDLVEIFTQIKLQKPEAELVFYGYPSPANMENLLKEAFKQAGMSQFDVHFKGYQSSSELAELLKQAALVINPAHAESFGIATLQAMSYGVPVVAYKVKYGTRELIEHKKNGWIIPLGEVEQFADAVVTLLSDDEQWTAYSQAAYEKAQTFNEEQAWQKWEETQITAENLFVKEVNL